Within Vicia villosa cultivar HV-30 ecotype Madison, WI linkage group LG1, Vvil1.0, whole genome shotgun sequence, the genomic segment TTTTTTGCGGGTTTTTGTGAACATATGAATTAacacaattttatattttttaggccGAAAAGGTGTAGTGTCCGCAGACAATCCCTGCCCCGTCCGTATTTTTGTGCGGCGGGATAAGATTTTAGGTCTGCACACTCAACTATGTCCGTCCTGCCCCGTCCCATTTTTTTGCAGGCTTTTGTGAGGTGGACTTAAGCGGGACGGACATGTCCGTTTGCCACCCAAATAACGAATATAGGGCATATGACATATCAAATGAGAGTACtattaatatatgatattaatATAAGAGAtcagagagaaaaataataactCTTTGATTGAATTAGATGAATATGTGACTTTTTATTTTACTAAATACATTTCTCTTACTTACACTAGCGTCCAGACGGGCACTCACGTGTTCGTCTGTCCGCTTTCTTTAATGTGCAAAcggataaaaatataaatactgtttatcatgggttgattttttattttaattttataaaataaaaaaaaaatgaaaaagaaataaaaacggCCATATAACAGTTAGTAAAGAGAGATTAAAGGTTAAAAAAACTGGAAAGggtataattaaaagaaaaataaactacACCAAAATCATATTTTGCCTTTATATATTGGTATAGATTTTCTCTTTCTTATTTACTACATCTACTCTCTCTTTCTTCCTCCAAATAATAAATTCACTTTCTTGCTTCATATTTTGTGATTCATTCAAAGATAAAAAGCCTCAATTTTTTAAATAGAATTTCTAATTTATTTCTAAtagatttatttaaatataaatagacATAAATACTACTAGTATTAATCTAATTTTTTaaccaaataatatttttttaaaaaaactttagtTTTGtctattttttgtttaaaaacatcTAGATTTGCATTCTAGGCTATAAATCCAATCAACCTGACATGATTCCATTCCTATTTGATGCTTCACCGAAATTCTAACTCAAAATATATAGTACGAAAAAAAGTCTAAAAAGTTAGAAACTATGAGACCAAAATAGTGGCTTAAAATGGaagaataaatttttttgaataagtcaaaatagaaaaaattgaaattgtatataaatctaaaaataaacgTTAGTCTCTTCAACAGGTTATgacatattaatttatattaatttagctTACAAATTTGTTTGACTATGGCAGAATCGTGTGATAAATGAGTCTACCATTTTTTTTGTTATGCATTATTTGAAGTGGTGTTTGAACTTATAGCCTAAATCTAATTAGTCTTTCCTCATTCtctcatttttaaaattaagaatttaattgaatttcttaTCTATCATTTTGtaaggaaaataaaaaatgagataaaatttttaaaaatcaaaatccaATTTTTAACATGATAAAACCTTTAAATAGTAAAAGTAATAAAAGTAAtgattaggggtgttcgcggttcggtttgagcggttttgacgaaaaaaatcatccgaaccacaAGAGAATAAATCGTGCGGTTTAGTTtgattcggttggcttttaaaaaaaatctgaaccaaaccaaaccaaactaatgcggtttggatcGGTTCGGTtgattcggttttttacaaatattttattgagccatacacacatatagatgacaacataactttgtatttagacatccatacactatcaaataacaccAAAACTCgccatattttgacaacaactttcgatttaatatgtaaaaattaaattagacaaaagtagaataataaacataaaataatagcataaaataagatacaaattattataatgaaataaaaaaaatagaagagacgaaagattagtgaaggtgaaaaataaaaaacaaaagagttgagagattagatgagaagatgtgcgataaaaacgaaactgaattagggaacatttgcataaaaatgagaagatgaaaaagaaagaatataagagagtagagttTATAGAAAAAGAGAGAATATGTATGTGGCCAAGAAGAcacgataatgctattagagatttgagaagatcgggactgaaatcatatgtgtaaggacgagaaaattgttcgtaattatAATgttaatgtataataggtttaaatttgggttggatgtgagttaagtaaaagttaggttgtaacataatgcggtttgattcggtttacaaaatacgcaaagcgaaccgaaccgtgcgattttgttaaaagatgacccaaactaatccgaaccaaatgcgattttttgcggtttcagtttggtttggtttgcggttttctattgagttggtttggttttgaacacccctactaaTAATTGACTTTCAAGCAATTGATCTAATGGAGCAACTTGTATCTGAAAATATTTTAGATTCAAGCCTCAACATTCTTTGGGATGAGGCGAGAAGTCATCTCCTCCTCATTGTGACTCATATACCTAATACTTTAAGATTTTGGAATGAGATGTGATGTCAAAATCTCCTATAGATCCTAGACGTTTAGCTCATTGACTACTCTCAATGCTTCCCGAACTTCTCAACAAGCAGTATTAAAACTTATATTTGATTTGGTAGAGAAGCGAAAGTGGAATCCTATCATGAAATAGTGATATAGTTGATTCACACTGGAGGGGATATTTCAGAATTCAAGTGTGAGATGTTAGTTCTACTTTGATCTGAaatgaagatatatatatatatatatatatatatatatatatatatatatatatatatatatatatatatatatatatatatatatatatatatatatatatatatatatatatatatatatatatgatgtgaCTCATATATCTAATGTTTTAAGATTTTGCGTTGAGAGACACAATGACAAAGTTTCTTATGGATCTTGAGCATTTATCCCAATGCTACTCTCAACGCTCCATACGTTCCAACAAGTAGTATCAGAACTCTGGTTCATCTTAATAAATGAGCAGTAGTGAGATCCTAATATAAATCTAATCTAGTAGTGTGAATGACTTATATTTAAGGGAGAGATTGTTAGAATTTAAGTTTGAGAGATTAACTTTATGTCgactaaaaaatgaaaaaaaagttagATATATAAGAGATGTGTCTCATATATCTAATACCTTAAAAGTTTTTGTTTGAGAAGTGGTGTCAATGTCTCTTATATGAACCATTGACATTTAGCACAAGGCTACTCTTGACCAAAAATGAATATGCAACATTCATCGAATTCACGCATTCGGGTTACTAATTACCGTTTGAACAAGATCTGATGGCTTAATATAAAACTTAAATCTTAATTGTCCGATCTAAAATGAATGATAATTAGTATCCTGATTACGTGAATGTGTGTTTTTTAAGTGTTGGAAAACTCAATGCTACTCTTGACACTATCAATGACTCTATTTTCAATGCCTTAACATTTAGTATTAAAAAGTGGAAAACCATTTTTTTCCCAACACTTCCGACTCTatccaataaaataaaattaaaacacacTCATAGGGTTCAGGCTACTGCGAGAGACCTTAATAGGCTTCTCACATTCGTAAGCAAGCCTTTCCACCTCTCTTTTTTTTCGTTTTCAACCATTTAGCGGGGGTTATTGAGCCCCAGTAAAAATAACTCGCAGTTTAACTCAAAAATATGTGTGAAcattaaaaaaactttaaaataataagatttttgaCCCCATAAAATAATCTCCATTAAAATTGACGAAAACCCCGATATCATtgtcaaaaactaaaaaaaataaaataaatggaggTCTCTCGCGTGAGAGACCTATTAGTAGTTAATTTATATATGCAAGGTTTTTCAACTATAAGTTGATTTGTTGTAGCaagtttatatactatttttgtCAAATAAAACCTAGCTAAAACATTGATAAATAAGTAAAGTAAACATGTTATATTTGTTTTGGAAGGATAATTCTTGCACATATTTTTGCTTCAATATTGTCTACAGCATATTCCTCTCAATTTACTTCAGCCATTCAAATATTAATTCCAAATGCAATTCTTTATTCATTTTCTTCAATGCCTATGATAATCTTTGTCCCTATAAAGAGTCTTAAGAAAATAGACAAAATATTTACAATGAGATCTTCCATATAGTGACTGGTAGTTAGTATCTTGTTCACTCTCATTCTAAATAGAAAAAGGGAACAAGAGGCATAATGACAACTCTTAGTATTAAAATGCTCTTGGTGGATAGTGCATGCAAAGGAATTTCCTATTAAATTAGTAACCAAACTTTATGTATTCCACATGTCTAGACAAATCTTCACAAAGTAGAAGGAAAAAAGTGAACAGTTGTAAGGTTATACACACcattcatcatttttttaatataaaatgcaCCATGGAGTAAATATATCTTATAGCTAGCTTCCTCACATTTTACTTTTGAGGAATGCTTTTCCTTTTTTAAATTCAATGTCTCTACTTAATTTGCACTATATATATCTCCTCAATTGGGGTAGGGACAAAACACAAATCTATAGAAATCAAATCTGAATCACTTCTATACATATATAACAACTATATAGAATGGATGAGGCTGCAATCAAGCCAACAATTGACATTATTGTATGTGCTTCCATGAACAATCATCATACTAGTGCTAAAAGCAGTGATGATTCCATTTCCATTTCAAACCCAAAAACCAAGCCATCATCACATTCAGAGTCACCACCATTCTTAACTAAGATCCATGCAGGCTACTTTTTCATCTCTCTTTCCTTTGGTGCTCAAGCTTTGCTATGGAAGAGTTTAAGTGAGCATAACAATGAATCACAAACTCTATGGCATGGTTTTAACTTGATGCCTTCTGTTGCTTATCTACTACTTTGGTGTCTTGCAGTAGTCATTGCAACCATCTTATCTTTTCTCTATATGCTCAAGTGCATCTTGCACTTTAATGCAGTGAAGGATGAGTTTTCACATCATATTGGAGTTAACTACATGTATACTCCTTGGATTTCTTATCTTCTCATGCTTCAATCGTCTCCGCCTTCGATTGTTCCGAGGACTTGTTACTACGAGTTTCTTTGTCTGTCATTTTCTTTTGTTATATTCCTTCTTGATGTAAAACTATTCGGGCAATGGTTCACAACTAAAAAGAGGTTTCTGTCAGTGGTAGCAAACCCTGTTAACCTTGTTTCTGTTATAGGCAACTTGGTCGCGGCTCAAGTAGCGACAGAAATCGGTTGGAACGAGTGTGCGCTTTCAATGTTTTCGCTAGGAATGGTACATTATTTGGTTCTATTCGTGACGCTGTATCAGCGTCTGACGAGTAATAACCAGTTTCCTATAGTTCTAAGGCCAGCTTATTTCTTGTATTTTGCTGCTCCAAGCATGGCAAGTTTAGCTTGGAAATCCATCTCAGGTTCTTTTCTCATCTCATCAAAGATGCTGTTCTTTCTGTCTTTGTTCCTTTTTCTTTCTCAGGTAGGTCCAATTCATCTATCTCTTTTTCTTAGT encodes:
- the LOC131599853 gene encoding S-type anion channel SLAH4-like isoform X1 yields the protein MDEAAIKPTIDIIVCASMNNHHTSAKSSDDSISISNPKTKPSSHSESPPFLTKIHAGYFFISLSFGAQALLWKSLSEHNNESQTLWHGFNLMPSVAYLLLWCLAVVIATILSFLYMLKCILHFNAVKDEFSHHIGVNYMYTPWISYLLMLQSSPPSIVPRTCYYEFLCLSFSFVIFLLDVKLFGQWFTTKKRFLSVVANPVNLVSVIGNLVAAQVATEIGWNECALSMFSLGMVHYLVLFVTLYQRLTSNNQFPIVLRPAYFLYFAAPSMASLAWKSISGSFLISSKMLFFLSLFLFLSQACRPGLFKKTIKRLNVTWWIYSFPLTFLGLACAEYAHEVKSSMASGLMLLICIVSVLVFVFLMLSTVLKIEKLIHKKTPSK
- the LOC131599853 gene encoding S-type anion channel SLAH1-like isoform X2, whose translation is MDEAAIKPTIDIIVCASMNNHHTSAKSSDDSISISNPKTKPSSHSESPPFLTKIHAGYFFISLSFGAQALLWKSLSEHNNESQTLWHGFNLMPSVAYLLLWCLAVVIATILSFLYMLKCILHFNAVKDEFSHHIGVNYMYTPWISYLLMLQSSPPSIVPRTCYYEFLCLSFSFVIFLLDVKLFGQWFTTKKRFLSVVANPVNLVSVIGNLVAAQVATEIGWNECALSMFSLGMVHYLVLFVTLYQRLTSNNQFPIVLRPAYFLYFAAPSMASLAWKSISGLQARTVQENYKKVKRYMVDLLIPFNIPWSSLC